A single region of the Bacteroides luhongzhouii genome encodes:
- a CDS encoding DUF4105 domain-containing protein codes for MKRFFLYTIFSFFLLLPSAGQASANSNDSIRLSLLTCAPGEEIYSLFGHTAIRYENPSQGIDVVFNYGLFSFNTPNFIFRFSLGETDYQLGVTDYEHFAAEYAFYGRSVWQQTLNLTDEEKTGLIRLLQENYRPENRVYRYNFFYDNCATRPRDKIEESIAGKVVYPAEPQDGSRTFRDIVHQYCKGHPWARFGIDLCIGSEADQPITQRQMMFAPFYLMDAFDGAQIKNDSIQHPLITSNKLVIDVTPEADESGRMPTPLQCSLLLFILTAAATIYGIRRRTGLWGIDLFLFGMAGIVGCVLAFLALFSQHPAVSSNFLLLVFHPGQLLFLPYIIYCVRKGKKCWYLTLNLVVLTLFIVLFPVIPQRFDFAVVPLALVLLIRSASNLIVTSKKK; via the coding sequence ATGAAACGGTTTTTCTTATATACGATCTTCTCCTTCTTCCTGTTGCTTCCGTCCGCCGGACAAGCATCTGCCAACAGCAATGACTCCATTCGTTTGAGCCTGCTGACTTGTGCTCCCGGAGAAGAAATATATTCCCTGTTCGGACACACTGCCATCCGCTATGAAAATCCTTCACAAGGGATTGACGTTGTGTTCAATTACGGATTGTTCAGTTTCAACACTCCCAATTTCATCTTTCGCTTCTCGCTTGGAGAAACTGACTACCAACTGGGAGTGACGGATTATGAGCATTTTGCGGCAGAATACGCATTCTACGGACGCAGCGTGTGGCAGCAAACGCTGAACCTGACCGATGAAGAGAAAACAGGATTAATCCGGTTATTACAAGAAAATTATCGTCCGGAGAACCGGGTGTATCGTTATAATTTCTTTTACGATAATTGCGCCACCCGCCCCCGGGACAAGATCGAAGAAAGCATCGCAGGAAAGGTGGTTTATCCGGCAGAGCCGCAGGATGGTTCGCGCACTTTCCGTGACATCGTGCATCAATATTGTAAAGGACATCCGTGGGCGCGCTTCGGCATCGATCTCTGCATCGGAAGTGAAGCCGACCAACCCATCACACAACGCCAGATGATGTTTGCTCCTTTCTATTTGATGGATGCCTTTGACGGCGCACAGATTAAAAACGACTCTATCCAGCACCCGCTCATAACATCTAACAAGCTGGTAATCGACGTCACTCCCGAAGCGGATGAAAGCGGCCGGATGCCTACGCCGCTCCAATGCTCGTTACTGTTATTTATACTGACAGCCGCCGCCACGATCTATGGCATCCGCCGGAGAACCGGATTATGGGGAATCGACCTCTTTCTTTTTGGTATGGCAGGTATCGTGGGATGCGTCCTCGCCTTCCTCGCCCTCTTCTCCCAACACCCGGCAGTCAGCTCCAATTTCCTGTTACTAGTATTCCATCCGGGACAACTTCTTTTCCTTCCATACATTATATATTGTGTCCGAAAAGGGAAGAAATGCTGGTATTTGACCTTGAATCTGGTTGTTTTAACACTTTTTATAGTGCTTTTTCCTGTAATTCCGCAAAGATTTGACTTTGCTGTTGTACCTTTGGCACTCGTTTTGCTGATACGTTCAGCGAGCAATTTGATTGTGACATCTAAAAAGAAATAA
- a CDS encoding peptidylprolyl isomerase: MATLQNIRSKGPLLVIVIGLALFAFIAGDAWKVMQPHQAHDVGEVNGDALSAQEYQNLVEEYTEVVKLMRGVTALNDEQTNQVRDEVWRSYVNNKLIEKEAKALGLTVSTAEIQDILKAGVHPLLRQTPFQNPQTGNFDKDMLNKFLVEYAKMSESQMPAQYAEQYNNMYKYWSFIQKTLIESRLAEKYQALVSKALLSNPVEAQDAFDARVNQYNVLMAGIPYSSVVDSTIVVKESELKDLYNKKKEQFKQYQETRDIKYIDVQVTASAEDRAAIQKEVDEATAQLATTTDDYTSFIRSVGSEAPYTDLFYNKTAFPSDVAARLDSVSVGAIYGPYYNGADNTINSFKVVAKAVAADSVEFRQIQVYAEDAVKTKTLADSIYNAIKGGANFVDLAKKYGQTGDANWLTSAQYEGAQIDGDNLKFISAINNAGVNELVNLPMGQANVILQVTNKKSTKNKYKVAVIKREVEFSKETYNRAYNDFSQFIAANPSVEKMVANAEEAGYRLLDRMDLSSSEHNIGGVRGTKEALRWTFDKAKPGEVSGLYECGESDHMIVVGLVGIKPEGYRPLKAVQDQLRAEIVKDKKAEKIMADMKAANATSFNQYKEMANAVSDSLKMVTFAAPAYVSALRSSEPLVGAYASAAEVNQLSAPIKGNAGVFVLQVYGKDKLNETFDAKAEEATLTNMHARFASRLMNDLYLKANVKDTRFLFF, translated from the coding sequence ATGGCAACGTTACAAAACATTAGGTCGAAAGGACCTCTATTGGTGATTGTTATCGGCTTGGCGCTGTTTGCTTTTATTGCGGGTGACGCATGGAAGGTGATGCAGCCGCATCAGGCACATGACGTAGGTGAGGTGAACGGAGACGCTCTTTCCGCTCAAGAGTATCAGAATTTGGTAGAAGAATATACCGAAGTGGTGAAACTCATGCGTGGGGTGACCGCCTTGAATGACGAACAAACCAATCAGGTGCGCGATGAAGTATGGCGTTCCTACGTAAACAATAAACTGATTGAAAAAGAAGCAAAAGCACTGGGACTGACTGTTTCTACAGCTGAAATCCAAGACATCCTGAAAGCAGGCGTTCATCCTTTGTTGAGACAAACTCCTTTCCAGAATCCGCAAACAGGAAACTTCGACAAAGATATGTTGAACAAATTCCTCGTGGAATACGCCAAGATGAGCGAATCACAAATGCCGGCACAGTATGCTGAACAATACAACAATATGTATAAATACTGGTCATTCATCCAAAAGACGCTGATTGAAAGCCGTTTGGCAGAAAAGTATCAGGCATTAGTGTCTAAAGCTCTTCTTTCTAATCCGGTGGAAGCACAGGATGCTTTCGATGCAAGAGTGAACCAATACAACGTGTTGATGGCTGGTATTCCTTACTCTTCTGTAGTAGACTCTACAATCGTAGTGAAAGAATCGGAACTGAAAGACTTGTATAACAAGAAGAAAGAACAATTCAAGCAATATCAGGAAACTCGTGACATCAAGTACATTGATGTACAGGTGACTGCAAGTGCTGAAGACAGAGCAGCTATCCAGAAAGAAGTAGACGAAGCTACTGCACAGTTGGCTACTACTACGGATGACTATACTTCTTTTATCCGTTCAGTTGGCTCGGAAGCTCCTTATACAGACTTGTTCTATAACAAAACAGCTTTCCCGTCAGATGTAGCCGCACGTTTGGACTCTGTTTCTGTAGGTGCTATTTATGGTCCTTACTATAATGGTGCCGACAATACAATCAACTCTTTCAAAGTAGTTGCTAAAGCTGTTGCTGCCGACTCTGTCGAATTCCGTCAGATTCAGGTATACGCAGAAGACGCTGTGAAGACAAAGACATTGGCCGACAGCATCTATAACGCAATCAAAGGGGGAGCTAACTTCGTGGATCTGGCAAAGAAATATGGTCAGACAGGTGATGCAAACTGGCTTACTTCTGCACAATATGAAGGTGCACAGATAGACGGTGATAACCTGAAATTTATTTCTGCTATCAACAATGCAGGTGTAAACGAATTGGTAAACTTGCCGATGGGACAAGCAAACGTAATTCTTCAGGTGACGAACAAGAAGTCTACAAAAAACAAATATAAAGTAGCTGTTATCAAACGCGAAGTAGAGTTCAGCAAAGAAACTTACAATCGTGCTTATAATGATTTCAGCCAGTTTATCGCAGCTAATCCTAGCGTAGAGAAGATGGTAGCTAACGCTGAAGAAGCCGGTTACAGATTGCTCGACAGAATGGATTTGAGCAGTTCTGAACACAACATCGGTGGTGTAAGAGGTACAAAAGAAGCGTTGAGATGGACATTTGATAAAGCAAAACCGGGTGAAGTTTCCGGCTTGTACGAATGTGGCGAAAGCGATCACATGATAGTAGTAGGTCTGGTAGGCATTAAGCCGGAAGGATACCGTCCGTTGAAAGCAGTACAGGATCAGTTGAGAGCTGAAATTGTGAAAGATAAGAAAGCTGAAAAGATTATGGCTGACATGAAAGCTGCCAATGCAACTTCATTCAACCAGTACAAAGAGATGGCTAATGCAGTCAGCGACTCTTTGAAGATGGTTACTTTTGCAGCTCCTGCATACGTATCAGCATTGCGCAGCAGCGAACCGTTGGTAGGTGCTTATGCTTCTGCAGCTGAAGTAAATCAGTTGAGCGCTCCTATCAAAGGTAATGCCGGAGTATTTGTATTGCAGGTATACGGTAAGGACAAACTGAACGAGACATTCGACGCAAAAGCAGAAGAAGCTACGCTGACTAACATGCACGCACGTTTCGCCAGCCGTCTGATGAACGACTTGTATCTGAAAGCTAACGTAAAAGATACTCGCTTCTTGTTCTTCTAA
- a CDS encoding outer membrane protein transport protein, whose translation MVGFKHTLCALLLTMVTGMAIAQNNTNSPYTRYGYGDLSDQSFGNSKAMGGIAFGLRDGAQINPLNPASYTAIDSLTFIFEGGVSLQNMNISGGGVKLNAKNSSFDYLAMQFRLHPRIAMSIGLLPFSNVGYSVSDTQAATDPATGNTADYARSYTGDGGLHQLYAGLGVKVLKNLSVGVNASYFWGDINRSRVVYFPSVSGAYNYNQQSIASVSAYKLDFGAQYTLDIDKKHSVTIGAVYSPELKLGNDYSVTTQMVSNSTGTAVSTTTLNPDATLSVPNTFGVGFTYNYDKRLTVGADYSLQQWSKAKFGVNTSDGAVREEFGETYTYCDRHKISVGAEYIPNLIGRSYLSHIKYRLGAYYTTPYYKIGDKDAAREYGVTAGFGLPVPRSRSILSISGQFVRVSGQESTFVNENIFRVSIGLTFNERWFFKRRVE comes from the coding sequence ATGGTAGGATTTAAACACACACTTTGTGCGCTTTTGCTCACGATGGTTACCGGAATGGCAATCGCTCAAAATAATACAAACTCTCCTTATACACGATATGGCTATGGCGACTTATCCGATCAGAGTTTCGGTAATAGCAAGGCGATGGGGGGAATTGCTTTTGGACTTCGGGATGGAGCGCAGATCAATCCGCTGAATCCTGCTTCGTATACAGCCATTGACTCGTTGACGTTCATTTTTGAAGGAGGCGTCAGCCTGCAAAATATGAATATTAGTGGTGGAGGTGTGAAGCTGAACGCTAAAAACTCTAGTTTTGACTATCTGGCTATGCAATTCCGTTTGCATCCGAGGATAGCGATGAGTATCGGATTATTGCCGTTCTCCAATGTGGGATATTCTGTCTCGGATACACAGGCTGCAACTGATCCTGCTACCGGTAATACTGCTGATTATGCCAGAAGTTATACTGGCGATGGAGGTTTGCACCAATTATATGCCGGATTGGGTGTGAAGGTACTTAAAAACCTTTCGGTAGGTGTGAATGCTTCTTACTTTTGGGGAGATATAAACCGCTCACGTGTTGTTTATTTCCCAAGTGTATCAGGTGCTTATAATTATAATCAACAATCGATAGCATCAGTATCGGCCTATAAGCTTGATTTTGGAGCACAATATACATTGGATATTGACAAAAAACACTCAGTAACAATCGGAGCGGTGTATTCTCCGGAATTGAAACTGGGCAATGATTATAGTGTAACGACGCAAATGGTATCAAACTCTACGGGTACAGCTGTTTCTACTACCACCTTGAACCCGGATGCTACACTTAGTGTGCCTAATACTTTTGGCGTCGGCTTTACTTATAACTATGACAAACGCTTGACTGTCGGTGCGGATTATAGTTTGCAGCAGTGGTCAAAAGCTAAGTTTGGCGTAAATACATCGGATGGTGCTGTACGTGAAGAATTTGGTGAAACATATACGTATTGCGACCGTCATAAAATATCTGTGGGTGCGGAATATATTCCAAATTTGATTGGACGTTCCTATTTATCCCACATCAAATATCGTTTGGGAGCTTATTATACGACTCCGTATTATAAGATTGGCGATAAAGACGCAGCCCGCGAATATGGCGTAACTGCCGGTTTCGGTCTGCCTGTGCCTCGTTCCCGTTCCATCCTTAGCATCAGCGGACAGTTTGTTCGTGTAAGTGGACAGGAATCGACCTTTGTAAACGAAAATATCTTTCGCGTAAGCATCGGATTGACGTTCAACGAACGTTGGTTCTTCAAGCGCAGAGTCGAGTAA
- a CDS encoding hemolysin family protein codes for MNIYISLIITMVFSAFFSGMEIAFVSVDKLRFEMERKGGITSRILSIFFKNPNEFISTMLVGNNIALVIYGILMAQIIGDNLLAGFIDNHFLMVLAQTIISTLIILVTGEFLPKTLFKINPNLVLNLFAIPLIVCYVVLYPISKLSSGLSCLFLRVFGMKVNKDASDRAFGKVDLDYFVQSSIDNAENEEELDTEVKIFQNALDFSNIKIRDCIVPRTEVVAVDLTTSLDELKSRFIESGISKIIVYDGNIDNVVGYIHSSEMFRAPKNWHENVTQVPIVPETMSANKLMKLFMQQKKTIAVVVDEFGGTSGIVSLEDLVEEIFGDIEDEHDNTSYISKQIDEREYVLSARLEIEKVNETFGLDLPESDDYLTVGGLILNQYQSFPKLHEVVRVGRYQFKIIKVTATKIELVRLKVLE; via the coding sequence ATGAATATTTATATCTCTCTAATCATCACCATGGTCTTCTCCGCCTTCTTCTCAGGAATGGAGATTGCCTTTGTGTCGGTAGACAAACTGCGTTTTGAGATGGAACGTAAGGGGGGAATTACGTCCCGCATCCTTTCTATCTTCTTCAAGAACCCGAATGAATTTATCTCTACCATGCTGGTGGGGAATAATATCGCGCTGGTAATCTATGGTATCCTGATGGCGCAGATTATCGGCGACAATCTGCTGGCGGGATTCATCGACAATCATTTTCTGATGGTGTTGGCGCAAACCATTATTTCTACCCTGATTATTTTGGTGACCGGAGAGTTTTTACCGAAAACATTATTCAAAATCAATCCCAATCTGGTTTTGAATCTTTTTGCCATTCCGCTCATTGTTTGTTATGTCGTTCTATATCCTATCTCTAAACTGTCTTCCGGCTTGTCGTGTTTGTTCCTTCGTGTCTTTGGTATGAAGGTCAATAAAGATGCGTCCGACAGGGCTTTTGGAAAAGTAGACCTGGACTATTTTGTACAAAGCAGCATTGATAATGCCGAAAATGAAGAAGAACTGGACACGGAAGTGAAAATCTTCCAGAACGCCCTCGACTTCTCGAACATAAAAATCCGCGACTGCATCGTTCCTCGTACCGAAGTGGTGGCAGTCGATCTGACCACTTCACTGGACGAGCTGAAAAGCCGCTTCATAGAATCCGGAATCTCCAAGATAATCGTGTATGACGGGAATATCGACAACGTAGTCGGCTACATCCATTCGTCGGAAATGTTCCGTGCCCCGAAAAACTGGCATGAGAATGTGACACAAGTCCCGATTGTGCCCGAAACAATGTCCGCCAACAAGCTGATGAAGCTCTTTATGCAGCAAAAGAAAACGATTGCCGTAGTGGTGGATGAATTTGGCGGTACGTCCGGCATCGTATCTCTGGAAGACCTCGTTGAAGAAATCTTTGGAGATATAGAAGACGAGCACGATAATACTTCCTATATCAGCAAGCAAATCGACGAACGCGAGTATGTGTTGTCCGCCCGCTTGGAGATAGAAAAAGTCAATGAGACGTTCGGACTCGACTTGCCCGAGTCGGATGATTATCTGACAGTAGGAGGGTTGATTCTGAACCAATATCAGAGCTTTCCGAAGTTGCATGAAGTGGTCCGGGTAGGACGTTATCAATTCAAGATAATTAAGGTCACAGCGACAAAAATAGAACTCGTGCGATTAAAAGTCTTGGAATAA
- a CDS encoding type III pantothenate kinase — translation MLQLFFFYFTFAPAKEPEDLNLIIDIGNTKAKIAFFNGGEMVDVVTESNQSLGCLKALCFQYPVEQGIVATVIDLSEKVLADLAALPFPLLWLNHQTPLPVVNLYETPETLGYDRMAAVVGANEQFPHRDILVIDAGTCITYEFIDSKGQYHGGNISPGMQMRFKALHQFTGRLPLVDTNGRKLPMGRDTETAIRAGVMKGMEYEISGYIESMKHKYPELLVFLTGGDDFSFDSSVKSIIFADRFLVLKGLNRILNYNNGRI, via the coding sequence ATGCTTCAACTTTTCTTTTTTTACTTTACCTTTGCGCCCGCTAAAGAACCAGAAGATTTGAATTTAATAATCGACATAGGAAATACAAAGGCAAAGATTGCTTTCTTCAACGGCGGAGAAATGGTGGATGTAGTTACTGAATCCAATCAGTCGCTGGGTTGCTTGAAAGCTCTTTGTTTCCAATATCCGGTTGAACAGGGGATTGTGGCTACTGTCATTGATTTAAGCGAAAAGGTATTGGCTGATTTGGCAGCTTTGCCGTTTCCTTTGCTCTGGCTCAATCATCAGACTCCGCTTCCGGTTGTCAACCTGTACGAAACTCCCGAGACATTGGGATATGATCGTATGGCTGCCGTAGTGGGTGCTAATGAGCAGTTTCCTCATCGGGATATATTGGTTATTGATGCGGGAACCTGTATTACTTACGAGTTTATCGACTCAAAAGGTCAGTATCACGGCGGTAATATTTCTCCCGGTATGCAGATGCGTTTCAAGGCACTTCATCAGTTTACCGGACGTTTGCCTCTGGTGGACACCAACGGGCGCAAACTCCCGATGGGGCGGGACACCGAAACGGCTATACGTGCCGGAGTGATGAAAGGGATGGAATACGAAATTTCAGGTTATATTGAGTCTATGAAGCATAAATATCCTGAACTTTTGGTTTTTTTAACGGGCGGAGATGATTTTTCTTTTGATAGCAGCGTAAAAAGTATCATCTTTGCAGATAGATTTTTAGTGTTGAAAGGATTAAATAGAATTTTAAACTATAATAATGGTAGGATTTAA
- a CDS encoding alkaline phosphatase family protein, with translation MKGLLTSLITVLTFTGLQAQSLPSAPKLVVGLTIDQLRTDYLEAFSSLYGEKGFKRLWKEGRVFHNAEYTFCGVDRASAIAAIYSGTTPSMNGIISQRWMDASTLRPVNSTDDTAFMGYYTDQTAAPTKLLTSTIADELKIATQGKGLVYAIAPDCDAAIFAAGHAGNGAFWLNPNTGKWSGTTYYGEFPWWASQYNDRQAIDFRIAGMTWEPIFPRGMYTFLPDWRDILFKYKFDDDRNNKYRRFIASPFVNDEVNALAEEALNKSSIGMDDITDLLALTYYAGNYAHKSVQECAMEIQDTYVRLDRSIADLLEAIDKKVGLQNVLIFITSTGYTDSESPDSGLYKIPGGEFFLNRCAALLNMYLMATYGEGKYVEAHHNQQIYLNHKLLEKKELNLAEVQQKSAEFLMQFSGVNEAYSANRLLLGSWTPEIYKIRNGYHRKRSGDLVIDVLPGWTIVNENGGENKVVRHSYIPSPLIFMGHSVKPAIIWTPVTIDHIAPTLAHFMRIRAPNACTSAPITDLR, from the coding sequence ATGAAAGGACTACTAACTTCCCTCATCACCGTACTGACTTTCACCGGGCTACAGGCCCAGTCACTGCCTTCTGCCCCTAAATTAGTGGTAGGGCTGACTATTGACCAATTGCGTACGGACTATCTGGAAGCGTTTTCGTCACTTTATGGTGAGAAAGGCTTCAAACGTCTTTGGAAAGAGGGAAGAGTGTTCCATAACGCCGAATATACCTTCTGCGGCGTAGACCGTGCTTCTGCCATCGCAGCCATTTACAGCGGCACGACGCCTTCCATGAACGGAATCATCTCCCAACGATGGATGGACGCCTCTACCCTTCGCCCCGTCAACAGCACAGACGATACGGCATTCATGGGATATTACACCGACCAAACAGCCGCACCCACCAAATTACTGACTTCCACCATTGCCGACGAGCTCAAAATAGCGACCCAAGGCAAAGGACTCGTATATGCCATCGCCCCTGATTGCGATGCCGCAATTTTCGCAGCCGGACATGCCGGAAACGGTGCTTTCTGGCTCAATCCCAACACCGGGAAATGGAGCGGAACGACCTATTATGGAGAGTTTCCGTGGTGGGCAAGCCAATACAATGACCGGCAGGCAATCGATTTCCGTATTGCGGGCATGACATGGGAACCGATATTTCCCCGGGGCATGTACACTTTTCTGCCAGATTGGCGGGATATACTCTTCAAATATAAGTTCGATGACGACCGCAATAATAAGTACAGACGCTTCATCGCCAGCCCTTTTGTAAATGACGAAGTGAATGCGCTTGCCGAAGAAGCATTGAACAAAAGCTCCATCGGCATGGACGACATTACTGACTTATTGGCACTCACTTATTATGCAGGAAACTACGCGCATAAATCCGTACAGGAATGTGCCATGGAAATACAAGACACCTACGTGCGTCTTGACCGCAGCATTGCCGACCTGCTCGAAGCCATCGATAAGAAAGTAGGACTACAAAACGTACTTATTTTCATCACTTCCACCGGATATACGGACAGCGAATCGCCCGATTCGGGATTGTACAAAATTCCCGGCGGAGAGTTTTTTCTCAACCGTTGTGCCGCCTTGCTGAATATGTACCTGATGGCTACGTATGGCGAAGGAAAGTATGTGGAAGCTCACCACAACCAGCAGATTTATCTGAATCATAAATTACTGGAAAAGAAGGAACTGAATCTGGCAGAGGTACAGCAAAAGTCAGCAGAATTCCTGATGCAGTTCAGCGGAGTGAACGAAGCATATTCAGCCAACCGGCTGTTGTTGGGTTCATGGACGCCGGAAATTTATAAAATACGCAACGGCTACCACCGCAAACGTTCGGGCGACCTCGTAATCGACGTCCTCCCCGGATGGACCATCGTCAACGAGAACGGCGGCGAAAACAAAGTGGTACGCCATTCCTATATCCCTTCACCGCTGATTTTCATGGGACATTCCGTGAAACCGGCCATTATCTGGACACCTGTAACCATTGACCATATCGCGCCTACACTGGCACATTTTATGCGCATCCGGGCTCCCAATGCCTGTACTTCTGCTCCTATTACCGACCTACGGTAA
- the lptC gene encoding LPS export ABC transporter periplasmic protein LptC, translating into MSITITSGVIVMLLLLSSCGGKKKAMGEAITERDSLPVMTTLGVTTLISDSGVTRYRVNTEEWMMYDRKKPSYWAFEKGVYLEQFDSIFHIEASIKADTAYYYDKERLWKLIGNVDIQNRKGERFNTELLYWNEATQKVYSDKFIRIQQPDRIITGHGFDSNQQMTIYTIRNIGGIFYVDEDAGGPPQPETKALPDSVNKDAAK; encoded by the coding sequence ATGAGCATAACAATCACCTCCGGGGTGATTGTTATGCTTCTTTTATTATCTTCCTGTGGCGGAAAGAAGAAAGCTATGGGCGAGGCTATCACAGAACGTGATTCTCTTCCGGTGATGACAACATTGGGAGTCACCACTCTTATTTCCGATTCCGGAGTGACACGTTATAGGGTGAATACGGAAGAGTGGATGATGTACGACCGTAAAAAGCCTTCCTATTGGGCCTTTGAAAAAGGAGTATACCTGGAACAGTTCGACTCTATCTTTCATATAGAAGCCAGTATCAAAGCGGATACTGCCTACTATTATGACAAAGAAAGGCTTTGGAAGCTGATAGGGAATGTGGATATACAGAACCGCAAAGGAGAGCGTTTTAATACGGAACTGCTGTACTGGAACGAAGCCACCCAAAAAGTATATTCCGACAAGTTTATACGTATCCAGCAACCGGACCGAATTATTACAGGACATGGCTTCGACTCGAACCAGCAAATGACCATATACACCATCCGCAATATTGGAGGAATTTTCTATGTGGACGAGGACGCGGGCGGCCCGCCCCAACCGGAAACAAAAGCACTGCCGGATTCTGTGAATAAAGATGCTGCGAAATAG